Proteins from one Rhizobium bangladeshense genomic window:
- a CDS encoding transporter substrate-binding domain-containing protein produces MLTRRIFFAIAALTATFSFNSPSQADALADITARGTLRVAVPQDFPPFGSVGTDMAPMGYDIDMANLIAEKLGVKAELVPVTSANRVPYLQTNKVDLVISSLGKNPEREKVIDFSVAYAPFFNGVFGPADLSVAKAEDLAGKSVGVTRGAVEDLELTKIAPADATIKRYEDNNGTISAFLSGQVDIVATGNVVAAAILAKNPPKRPELKFLIKNSPCYIGLNKDQSALLEKVNGIVAAAKADGTLTAISQKWLGTDLPSDL; encoded by the coding sequence ATGCTGACAAGACGAATCTTCTTCGCAATTGCAGCCCTGACCGCAACCTTCAGCTTCAACTCGCCGTCTCAAGCCGATGCTCTCGCCGACATTACGGCGCGCGGGACGCTGCGTGTCGCGGTCCCGCAGGATTTCCCGCCTTTCGGCAGCGTCGGCACCGATATGGCGCCCATGGGTTATGATATCGACATGGCCAATCTCATTGCCGAGAAGCTTGGTGTCAAAGCCGAGCTCGTGCCGGTCACCAGCGCCAACCGCGTACCCTACCTGCAGACGAACAAGGTCGATCTCGTCATATCGAGCCTCGGCAAGAATCCGGAGCGCGAGAAAGTGATCGATTTCTCGGTCGCCTACGCGCCCTTCTTCAACGGCGTGTTCGGGCCGGCCGATCTTTCGGTTGCCAAGGCGGAAGATCTCGCGGGCAAGAGCGTCGGCGTCACGCGCGGCGCCGTGGAGGACCTCGAACTGACGAAGATCGCGCCGGCCGATGCGACGATAAAGCGTTATGAGGACAATAACGGCACCATCTCGGCGTTCCTGTCCGGCCAGGTCGACATCGTCGCTACCGGCAACGTCGTAGCGGCGGCAATCCTTGCCAAAAATCCTCCCAAACGCCCTGAGCTGAAGTTCCTCATCAAGAACTCGCCCTGTTATATCGGCCTCAATAAGGACCAGTCCGCGCTTCTGGAGAAGGTGAACGGCATCGTCGCCGCAGCTAAAGCCGACGGCACGCTGACCGCCATATCGCAAAAGTGGCTCGGCACCGATCTGCCGTCCGATCTGTAA
- a CDS encoding amino acid ABC transporter permease, which produces MSYHFEFGWLLQYYPEIIKGILITLELIAVGGVLGISLGIFCAWVRALGPIWLKPVVAAYVELIRNTPFLIQLFFIFFGLPSLGLQLSELTAANLAMVINLGAYSCEIIRAGIQATPKGQFEAGESLAMTRFETFRHVVLVPSLQRIWPALSSQVVIVMLGSAVVSQIAAEDLTFAANFIQSRTFRAFEAYIVSTSIYLALAILLRQVLGLIGLSIFPRRAAR; this is translated from the coding sequence TTGAGCTACCATTTCGAATTCGGCTGGCTGCTTCAATATTACCCGGAGATCATCAAGGGCATACTGATCACTCTGGAGCTCATCGCAGTCGGCGGGGTGCTCGGCATTTCTCTCGGGATCTTTTGCGCCTGGGTGCGGGCGCTCGGCCCGATCTGGCTGAAGCCGGTCGTTGCGGCCTATGTCGAACTGATCCGCAACACGCCGTTCCTGATCCAGCTTTTCTTCATCTTTTTCGGTCTGCCATCGCTTGGCCTCCAGCTTTCCGAATTGACGGCGGCTAATCTCGCGATGGTCATTAACCTCGGTGCCTATAGCTGCGAGATCATCCGTGCGGGCATCCAGGCCACGCCGAAAGGCCAGTTTGAGGCAGGCGAGAGCCTCGCCATGACTCGCTTCGAAACCTTCCGGCATGTCGTTCTCGTACCGTCGCTGCAGCGCATCTGGCCGGCGCTGTCGTCGCAAGTGGTCATCGTCATGCTCGGCTCAGCGGTCGTTTCGCAGATCGCCGCCGAGGATCTGACCTTCGCCGCGAATTTCATACAATCACGAACCTTCCGGGCCTTCGAGGCCTATATCGTCTCGACATCAATCTATCTCGCGCTGGCGATCCTGCTCCGGCAGGTGCTGGGTCTGATCGGCTTGTCCATTTTCCCGAGGAGAGCAGCACGATGA
- a CDS encoding ZinT family metal-binding protein: MTKAITTLSYALAVSATLTFAGTAGAQTSSGSNHSHSHSHDNKGSVYDGYFDDDQVKARELSDWEGDWQSVYPYLLDGTLDPVMVDKAKHGDKSAGEYRAYYDTGYKTDVDRIVINGKKVTFFQGKDSATGDYETDGHEILTYKKGNRGVRFIFRKIAGHDAAPRFIQFSDHIVAPEKADHYHLYWGNDRAALLNEVTNWPTYYPARLTGKQIAEEMLSH, translated from the coding sequence ATGACCAAGGCGATCACAACACTCAGCTACGCACTGGCTGTATCCGCAACATTGACCTTTGCAGGAACGGCAGGCGCCCAGACATCTTCGGGAAGCAATCACAGCCACAGCCATTCCCACGATAACAAGGGGTCGGTGTATGATGGGTATTTCGATGACGATCAGGTAAAGGCGCGTGAACTGTCAGACTGGGAAGGCGACTGGCAGTCGGTCTACCCCTATCTTCTTGACGGAACCTTGGATCCTGTGATGGTGGACAAGGCGAAACATGGCGACAAGAGCGCCGGAGAATATCGTGCCTACTACGACACCGGATACAAGACTGACGTCGACCGGATCGTCATCAATGGAAAAAAGGTTACGTTTTTCCAAGGCAAGGACTCGGCGACCGGAGACTACGAGACGGATGGGCACGAAATCCTTACCTACAAGAAGGGCAATCGAGGGGTTCGTTTCATCTTCAGGAAAATCGCCGGTCATGACGCCGCACCTCGATTCATCCAGTTCAGCGACCACATCGTCGCTCCCGAGAAGGCCGATCACTACCATCTTTATTGGGGCAATGACCGCGCCGCGCTGCTGAATGAGGTCACCAACTGGCCGACCTACTACCCCGCGAGGCTGACTGGGAAGCAGATCGCTGAAGAGATGCTGAGTCACTGA
- a CDS encoding amino acid ABC transporter ATP-binding protein translates to MSLIEITDVRKSYGTNEVLKGINLNVEPGEVIAIIGKSGSGKSTLLRCINGLETITDGSISVAGAQLLDDEVHLKALRLKVGMIFQQFNLFPHLTAGGNVMLSQTVVKKTPKAEAEATARRMLERVGLGHRFDAYPDELSGGQQQRVAIARALAMQPTALLCDEITSALDPELVAEVLAVVRELAAEGMTLLMVTHEMKFARDVCSRVVFMHQGRVHEAGRPEDVFANPQTAELRQFLGVS, encoded by the coding sequence ATGTCGCTCATCGAAATCACTGACGTTCGCAAGAGCTACGGAACCAACGAGGTGCTAAAAGGCATTAACCTCAACGTCGAGCCTGGCGAGGTCATTGCCATTATCGGCAAGAGCGGCTCGGGCAAGTCGACCCTGCTTCGCTGCATCAACGGCCTGGAGACCATCACCGACGGATCCATCTCCGTCGCCGGCGCGCAGCTTCTCGATGACGAAGTCCATCTGAAGGCGCTGCGCCTCAAGGTCGGCATGATCTTTCAGCAGTTCAACCTATTCCCGCACCTGACCGCCGGCGGCAATGTCATGCTGTCGCAGACGGTGGTCAAAAAGACTCCCAAGGCTGAAGCAGAGGCGACCGCTCGCAGGATGCTGGAGCGGGTCGGGCTGGGGCACAGGTTCGACGCCTATCCGGATGAGCTGTCGGGCGGCCAGCAGCAGCGCGTCGCCATCGCCCGCGCGCTCGCCATGCAGCCGACAGCACTTCTCTGCGACGAGATTACGTCGGCGCTCGATCCTGAACTGGTCGCCGAAGTGCTGGCCGTGGTGCGCGAACTTGCCGCCGAGGGAATGACGCTGCTCATGGTCACCCACGAGATGAAGTTCGCCCGCGACGTCTGCAGCCGCGTCGTGTTCATGCATCAGGGCCGGGTCCATGAAGCAGGCCGCCCGGAGGATGTCTTCGCCAATCCGCAGACTGCCGAGCTTAGGCAGTTTCTCGGTGTCAGCTAG
- a CDS encoding cupin, which yields MHVETTIFEPSDWVPNNQRLPVILYKGVFGDHGHCDFKGRFAASGWAGIWTNGVFDYQHYHTSAHEALGVAWGSATLLIGGPGGQAMKVTAGDCLVLPAGTGHQNLGCTSDFQVVGAYPEGQHADIQTSAASSEMLARISSVPIPHSDPVQGPSGFLTESWR from the coding sequence ATGCACGTCGAAACGACAATTTTCGAGCCGAGCGACTGGGTCCCGAACAATCAGCGCCTTCCTGTGATACTTTACAAGGGGGTTTTTGGCGACCACGGACATTGTGACTTCAAAGGTCGCTTCGCAGCAAGCGGTTGGGCAGGCATCTGGACGAACGGTGTCTTTGATTATCAGCACTACCATACCAGCGCACATGAGGCACTCGGAGTGGCATGGGGTAGCGCCACTCTTCTAATTGGCGGTCCCGGCGGTCAAGCAATGAAGGTCACGGCGGGGGACTGTCTGGTGCTGCCAGCCGGGACAGGGCACCAGAATCTCGGCTGTACGTCGGACTTCCAGGTTGTCGGCGCTTATCCTGAGGGACAGCATGCCGACATTCAGACCTCGGCTGCATCAAGCGAAATGCTCGCAAGAATCTCGTCAGTACCCATCCCACACAGCGACCCCGTCCAAGGCCCGTCGGGATTTCTCACCGAGAGCTGGCGGTAG
- a CDS encoding amino acid ABC transporter permease — translation MITFTLWDILRNLLLATRWTILLSLVSFIGGGMVGLCLLFLRISRRKAARVFAKYYIELFQGTPLLMQLFIAFFGLGLFGIDVPAWLAAGLALILWSAAFLSEIWRGCVEAVARGQWEASASLGMGRLQQLRYVVLPQALRIAIPPTVGFSVQIIKGTALTSIIGFVELSKAGTVVTNATFQPFTVYGLVALIYFALCWPLSKSSQILERKLNVAHRNH, via the coding sequence ATGATCACCTTCACACTCTGGGACATCCTGCGCAACCTGCTGCTCGCCACCCGCTGGACGATCCTTCTTTCGCTGGTCTCGTTTATCGGCGGCGGTATGGTTGGCCTGTGTCTGCTATTTCTGCGCATCAGCAGGCGCAAAGCCGCCAGGGTATTCGCAAAATATTACATCGAGCTCTTTCAGGGAACGCCGCTGCTGATGCAGCTCTTCATCGCCTTTTTCGGCCTTGGCCTCTTCGGAATAGACGTGCCGGCCTGGCTTGCGGCTGGATTGGCGTTGATCCTGTGGAGCGCCGCCTTCCTCAGTGAAATCTGGCGAGGCTGCGTCGAAGCGGTTGCGAGGGGCCAATGGGAGGCATCCGCCAGCCTCGGGATGGGCCGTCTGCAGCAGTTGCGCTACGTCGTCCTTCCGCAGGCGCTGAGGATCGCTATACCGCCGACCGTCGGTTTCTCCGTTCAGATCATCAAGGGGACCGCCTTGACCTCGATCATCGGCTTCGTCGAATTGTCGAAAGCCGGCACCGTGGTCACCAACGCCACCTTCCAGCCCTTCACCGTCTATGGGCTCGTCGCTCTCATCTACTTCGCCCTTTGCTGGCCCTTGTCGAAAAGCAGCCAGATCCTGGAAAGGAAGCTCAATGTCGCTCATCGAAATCACTGA
- a CDS encoding GntR family transcriptional regulator: MQDSRTSETTQKSIEATIVSGILSAKIRPGTRLGENQLATLFGVSRTRVREAMMRLETRGIVHVSPRRGWFVVEPSAEDAIAVYEARRVVEAGLLRSMGVLTEEGRKALDTHLNEERNAMAAGDRQRLTYLMGDFHIRIAELSGNAIIVEILRDLTARTVLISMLYQSEFHAAQSHDGHCRIFEAMQAGDFIRAAELSVEHLDEVEMGLDLTARPDPLSDLRDSLSLPPRTASSISQQSDPKITTSKEQ; this comes from the coding sequence ATGCAAGACAGCCGCACATCCGAGACCACGCAAAAATCTATCGAGGCAACGATCGTCTCCGGGATCCTTTCGGCCAAGATTCGGCCGGGCACGCGTCTTGGCGAGAACCAGCTGGCAACGCTCTTCGGCGTGTCCCGAACCCGCGTCCGTGAAGCGATGATGCGCCTGGAGACACGCGGCATCGTGCATGTCAGCCCCCGGCGGGGCTGGTTCGTCGTCGAGCCGTCCGCTGAGGATGCGATCGCCGTCTATGAGGCGAGGCGCGTCGTCGAGGCCGGATTGCTGCGCAGCATGGGCGTGCTGACGGAGGAGGGACGCAAGGCGCTCGACACCCATCTGAACGAAGAGAGGAATGCAATGGCGGCGGGCGACCGCCAGCGCCTGACCTATTTGATGGGCGATTTCCATATCCGTATCGCGGAATTGAGCGGGAACGCCATCATCGTCGAGATCCTGCGCGACCTGACCGCAAGGACGGTCCTCATTTCAATGCTCTATCAATCCGAATTTCATGCGGCGCAGTCCCACGACGGACACTGCCGCATTTTCGAGGCCATGCAGGCAGGTGATTTTATCAGAGCTGCGGAGCTCTCCGTCGAACATCTTGATGAAGTGGAAATGGGTCTCGACCTCACCGCGCGCCCGGATCCGCTTTCGGATCTGCGCGATTCGCTATCGCTTCCGCCCAGGACCGCATCCTCCATCTCCCAACAGTCAGACCCCAAAATCACAACTTCAAAGGAGCAATGA